In Candidatus Glassbacteria bacterium, one DNA window encodes the following:
- a CDS encoding Fe-S-containing hydro-lyase — translation MSEAVSLTPPLSDNDVEGLKIGDQVSFNGVIYTARDAAHKRLVELIDKGKKLPFDVAGAVIYYVGPTPARPGEVIGSAGPTTSYRMDPYAPRLIELGLKGMIGKGNRGGNVLDAMQKHKAAYFTATGGAAALIARWITACEVIAYEDLGAEAIHRLEVKDFQVVVANDCHGGDLFGEGIEKYRKD, via the coding sequence ATGAGCGAGGCTGTCTCTCTCACTCCCCCGCTGAGCGACAATGATGTCGAGGGGTTGAAAATCGGCGACCAGGTCAGTTTCAACGGTGTGATCTATACCGCCCGCGACGCGGCTCACAAACGGCTGGTGGAACTGATCGACAAGGGCAAAAAGCTGCCATTCGACGTTGCCGGCGCGGTGATCTATTACGTTGGCCCAACCCCGGCCAGGCCGGGAGAGGTGATCGGGTCGGCGGGTCCGACCACCAGCTACCGGATGGACCCCTATGCCCCCAGGCTGATCGAGCTGGGCCTGAAAGGGATGATCGGCAAGGGTAACCGCGGCGGCAACGTGCTGGATGCCATGCAGAAGCACAAGGCGGCGTATTTCACCGCCACCGGCGGCGCTGCCGCCCTGATCGCCAGGTGGATAACAGCTTGTGAGGTAATCGCATACGAGGACCTTGGCGCCGAGGCTATCCATCGGCTGGAGGTAAAAGACTTCCAGGTGGTCGTGGCCAACGACTGCCATGGCGGCGACCTGTTCGGCGAGGGTATCGAAAAATACCGTAAAGACTGA
- a CDS encoding MFS transporter has translation MDLEIKSLVVTISFAIVLLILFIWLLRALMPSTRKEAHQAARDEYDTAGYETMDQIRRKEYSVLGLGGFVILLSVAMVGGLGYLLWTSGFSSDPSDQEGMNTILVFIPAIVMLVMIVMGSRRYIRHQEGVLHEYRVFKSKREKAIQEYEAMRSGKDKEDKKPGGSKVQTGTRRERGPQTTGQQKRRGPPKR, from the coding sequence ATGGACCTTGAAATCAAAAGCCTGGTCGTAACCATCTCTTTCGCCATCGTGCTGCTGATTCTTTTTATCTGGCTGCTCCGTGCCCTGATGCCCAGTACGCGGAAAGAGGCGCATCAGGCAGCCCGTGACGAGTACGACACCGCCGGTTACGAAACCATGGACCAGATCCGGCGCAAGGAATACTCCGTACTGGGCCTGGGCGGATTCGTGATCCTGCTCAGTGTGGCAATGGTGGGCGGCCTCGGTTATCTGCTCTGGACTTCCGGGTTCTCGTCCGACCCGTCCGACCAGGAGGGGATGAACACGATCCTCGTCTTCATCCCGGCGATTGTGATGCTGGTCATGATCGTGATGGGCAGCAGGCGCTACATCCGGCATCAGGAGGGCGTGCTCCACGAATACCGGGTATTCAAATCCAAGCGGGAAAAAGCGATTCAGGAATATGAAGCCATGCGGTCGGGTAAGGATAAAGAAGATAAAAAGCCCGGCGGAAGTAAGGTGCAGACCGGGACCAGGCGGGAACGCGGCCCACAAACAACCGGTCAGCAGAAAAGGCGCGGGCCGCCGAAACGGTAA
- a CDS encoding insulinase family protein, protein MQEDVRRIVEDSGMRIVLEHIPHVRSCSVGVWIGRGSRHEPPEKVGISHFLEHMVFKGTERRNAREIASSIESVGGSIDAFTGREYTCFHARVLDEYMDLAFDVLSDLISSPTLNDEHMEREKQVVFEEIRNMEDAPDDLVHQLYSETVWGDMPLGYPLLGTYETVRGLRSEDIRNYLHNEYIAPNFVISVAGNIDYEATLDLIRRNYAFLDGRNNNASGGGNGRDGEIKLENCSPVVRHLDRDCQQTHICMGTVSFAHSDSRRYALLLLSNILGGGMSSRLFQRVREDEGLAYVVYTFQQFYMDAGLYGVYVGTEPSQRHRAIDVVTEEFDKLLADGVTEQELEHAKNQLKGQLLIGLESTTTRMFRLANFELNGEGYQPVDKVIERIEAVTPEQIYGVARVILDPEKQFAVSLGPERV, encoded by the coding sequence ATGCAGGAAGACGTCAGGCGGATAGTCGAAGACAGCGGAATGCGGATTGTCCTGGAGCATATCCCGCACGTGCGCAGTTGTTCGGTGGGCGTGTGGATCGGCCGGGGCAGCAGGCATGAACCGCCCGAGAAAGTGGGAATCAGCCATTTTCTGGAGCACATGGTGTTCAAGGGAACCGAACGCCGTAATGCCCGCGAGATCGCCAGCTCGATCGAATCGGTGGGCGGCAGTATCGATGCGTTCACCGGCCGCGAGTACACCTGCTTTCACGCCAGAGTCCTGGATGAGTATATGGACCTGGCGTTCGATGTGCTCAGCGATCTGATTTCCTCGCCTACGCTTAACGATGAGCACATGGAGCGCGAAAAGCAGGTGGTCTTCGAGGAGATCCGCAACATGGAGGATGCGCCGGACGATCTGGTGCACCAGCTTTACAGCGAAACGGTCTGGGGCGACATGCCCCTGGGCTATCCGCTGCTGGGCACCTACGAAACAGTGCGCGGCCTTCGCTCCGAAGATATCCGCAACTACCTGCACAACGAATACATCGCCCCCAATTTCGTAATCTCCGTGGCCGGCAATATCGATTACGAGGCCACACTCGACCTGATCCGCCGCAATTATGCCTTCCTGGACGGGCGCAACAACAATGCTTCCGGCGGCGGTAACGGCCGTGACGGAGAGATCAAGCTCGAAAACTGCAGCCCGGTGGTGCGCCATCTGGACCGTGACTGCCAGCAGACCCATATCTGCATGGGCACGGTCAGTTTCGCCCATTCGGACTCCCGGCGCTACGCGCTGCTGCTGTTGAGCAACATCCTGGGCGGGGGCATGAGTTCCCGCCTGTTTCAGCGGGTGCGGGAAGACGAAGGTCTGGCCTATGTGGTCTACACGTTCCAGCAGTTCTATATGGACGCCGGGCTTTACGGGGTCTATGTGGGTACCGAACCCAGCCAGCGTCACAGGGCGATCGATGTCGTCACCGAGGAGTTCGACAAGCTGCTCGCCGATGGGGTGACCGAGCAGGAGCTGGAGCACGCCAAGAACCAGCTTAAGGGCCAGCTGCTGATCGGCCTGGAAAGCACGACCACCAGGATGTTCAGGCTGGCGAATTTCGAGCTCAACGGCGAGGGGTACCAGCCGGTCGACAAAGTGATCGAGCGGATCGAAGCGGTGACGCCGGAGCAGATCTACGGCGTGGCCAGGGTGATACTCGATCCCGAAAAACAGTTTGCCGTTTCGCTGGGCCCGGAGCGCGTTTAA
- the lon gene encoding endopeptidase La, whose product MKPSTEIKQTANTKDNLPDSLPLLPLTDRVVFPNVVVPVMVPEGSFAQLVENNISDRQLVALGFPGNNAGRADGDRPENPFLPVGTLGRVLKMMRMQDDSIRLLIQGVRRIRLKDIRSEGVIYYCSPTEIRFSPEPQVQLAALRKALLLLFYEMIDLNPNLSEDLREASDIIALAGDLADFVSANIELPLQEKRQVFLTLNPRDRAQMVIDLLVRERNLIELSRQIQTKVKSQLDKEQREYYLREQLRVIRLELGEDDPHKRELDQLSEEIEGAEMSEEALEMARRELDRLRRIPPSASEYHVSRTWLDWLINLPWQTFGRERIDINEARRILDEDHYSLNEVKERIIEFLAVRQLKPDSKGPIICFTGPPGVGKTSLGKSVARALGRKFCRIALGGIRDEAEIRGHRRTYIGSMPGWLIQVIRRAGVNNPVVMLDEIDKLGTDRGDPASALLEVLDPAQNSQFSDHYLEVNFDLSNVFFIATANLQHQIPHALRDRLEIIEISGYTPAEKWRIAERHLIPRQLEENGLAGENMLKLPEKTVLKVIGSYTRESGVRELERCLATLCRKTALTLLEGGFHSKILPQELNSFLGVPKFLPETAGRSPEVGTATALAWTAYGGEILFVEALKMDGGKNFDLTGQLGEVMRESALAAFSYLRANQHSMGIDPETFAACDVHLHVPSGATPKDGPSAGVAILASLASLLGGVPVRHDVAMTGEITLRGKVLPVGGVKEKVLAAHRAGIKKVILPADNEKDLSDLPVEVSRELTFSLVDDVRQALEIALERDEE is encoded by the coding sequence ATGAAGCCAAGCACAGAGATAAAGCAGACCGCAAACACCAAAGATAACCTGCCCGATTCTCTCCCCCTTCTCCCGCTGACCGACCGGGTTGTCTTCCCCAATGTCGTGGTGCCAGTGATGGTGCCTGAGGGGTCGTTCGCCCAGCTTGTCGAAAACAATATCTCGGACAGGCAGCTTGTCGCCCTGGGCTTCCCGGGTAACAATGCCGGCCGCGCCGACGGCGACCGGCCGGAAAACCCGTTCCTGCCGGTTGGCACGCTGGGCCGCGTGCTGAAGATGATGCGGATGCAGGACGACTCGATCCGGCTGCTGATCCAGGGGGTGCGGCGCATAAGGCTGAAAGATATCCGCTCCGAGGGCGTAATCTATTACTGCTCTCCCACCGAAATCAGGTTCAGCCCGGAGCCGCAGGTGCAGCTGGCGGCCCTGCGCAAGGCCCTGTTGCTGCTGTTTTACGAGATGATCGATCTGAACCCCAACCTCAGCGAGGACCTTCGCGAGGCCAGCGACATTATCGCCCTGGCCGGAGACCTCGCCGATTTCGTCTCGGCCAATATCGAATTGCCCCTGCAGGAAAAACGCCAGGTATTTCTCACGCTCAACCCCCGCGACCGGGCCCAGATGGTTATCGACCTGCTGGTGCGCGAACGCAACCTGATCGAACTCAGCCGTCAGATTCAGACCAAGGTCAAGAGCCAGCTGGACAAGGAACAGCGTGAATATTACCTCCGCGAGCAGTTGCGCGTGATCCGCCTCGAGCTCGGCGAGGACGATCCGCACAAGCGCGAACTCGACCAGTTGAGCGAGGAGATCGAGGGCGCGGAGATGAGCGAGGAAGCACTGGAGATGGCCCGCCGCGAACTCGACCGGCTGAGGAGAATCCCGCCCTCGGCCTCCGAATACCACGTCTCGCGCACCTGGCTCGACTGGCTGATCAATCTCCCCTGGCAGACATTCGGCCGGGAGCGGATCGATATCAACGAGGCCCGCCGGATCCTTGACGAGGACCATTACAGCCTGAACGAGGTCAAGGAGCGGATTATCGAGTTCCTGGCCGTGCGCCAGCTCAAACCAGACAGCAAGGGTCCGATTATCTGTTTCACCGGACCTCCGGGTGTGGGCAAGACCTCGCTTGGCAAGTCGGTGGCCCGCGCGCTGGGCCGCAAGTTCTGCCGGATCGCCCTGGGCGGCATCCGCGACGAGGCCGAGATCAGGGGTCACCGCCGGACCTATATCGGCTCGATGCCCGGCTGGCTGATCCAGGTGATCCGCAGGGCCGGGGTCAACAACCCGGTGGTGATGCTGGACGAAATCGACAAGCTGGGCACCGACCGCGGCGACCCGGCCAGCGCGCTCCTGGAGGTGCTCGATCCGGCCCAGAACAGCCAGTTCAGCGACCACTATCTCGAGGTCAATTTCGACCTCTCGAATGTCTTCTTTATCGCCACGGCCAACCTCCAGCACCAGATTCCCCACGCCCTGCGCGACCGCCTGGAAATAATCGAGATCAGCGGCTACACGCCCGCCGAAAAATGGCGGATCGCCGAGCGGCACCTGATCCCCCGTCAGCTCGAAGAAAACGGACTTGCCGGCGAGAACATGCTCAAGCTGCCCGAAAAAACGGTCCTGAAAGTTATCGGCAGCTACACCCGCGAATCCGGAGTCAGGGAGCTGGAACGCTGTCTGGCCACTCTCTGCCGTAAAACCGCACTGACTCTGCTGGAGGGCGGCTTCCACTCCAAAATCCTGCCCCAGGAGCTGAACTCGTTTCTGGGAGTGCCCAAGTTCCTGCCCGAGACAGCGGGACGAAGCCCGGAAGTGGGAACGGCCACTGCGCTTGCCTGGACCGCCTACGGCGGCGAGATCCTGTTTGTCGAGGCGCTGAAAATGGATGGCGGGAAAAATTTCGACCTCACCGGCCAGCTGGGCGAGGTGATGCGGGAGTCGGCGTTGGCCGCGTTCAGCTATCTTCGCGCCAACCAGCACAGCATGGGGATCGACCCGGAGACGTTCGCCGCCTGCGACGTCCATCTTCACGTACCCAGCGGGGCCACTCCCAAGGACGGACCCTCGGCCGGCGTGGCCATTCTCGCCTCCCTGGCCAGCCTGCTGGGCGGCGTGCCGGTCCGCCACGACGTGGCGATGACCGGCGAGATAACCCTGCGCGGCAAGGTGCTGCCCGTGGGCGGAGTGAAGGAGAAAGTCCTCGCCGCCCATCGCGCCGGAATCAAGAAAGTAATCCTGCCCGCGGACAACGAAAAAGACCTGTCCGATCTGCCTGTGGAGGTCAGCCGGGAGCTGACATTCAGCCTCGTGGACGATGTCCGTCAGGCACTGGAGATAGCTCTGGAACGCGATGAGGAGTAA
- the mdh gene encoding malate dehydrogenase: MKITVIGAGNVGATTAAKLVEKGIGNEVVLLDIIEGIPQGKALDLWESAPIEGFDTRCTGTNDYQDTARSDIYVVTAGLPRKPGMSRDDLLDVNFKIVKSVAENIRQVSPEATVIVVSNPLDVMTFAMKQVTGFPAERVFGMAGVLDTARFRSFIALELNVSVRDISAMVLGGHGDSMVPLPRYTTVSGIVLTELLSQDTIDRLIDRTKNGGAEIVQYLKTGSAYYAPAGAAVEMVDSVVYDKKRLLPCACYLTGQYGLDDVYVGVPAKLGAKGVEEIVELELSAGEQELLHKSAADVKENIAKLAF; the protein is encoded by the coding sequence ATGAAAATCACAGTAATCGGCGCCGGCAATGTCGGGGCCACAACCGCCGCGAAGCTGGTGGAAAAAGGTATCGGTAACGAGGTCGTTCTGCTGGATATCATCGAAGGCATACCCCAGGGCAAGGCCCTGGACCTGTGGGAAAGCGCCCCGATCGAGGGGTTCGACACCCGCTGCACGGGAACCAATGACTACCAGGACACCGCCCGCAGCGATATCTACGTGGTCACCGCCGGCCTGCCCCGCAAGCCGGGAATGAGCCGCGACGACCTGCTGGACGTCAATTTCAAGATCGTCAAGAGCGTGGCTGAGAATATCCGCCAGGTCAGCCCCGAGGCCACGGTGATCGTGGTCTCCAACCCGCTGGACGTGATGACTTTCGCGATGAAGCAGGTTACCGGGTTCCCGGCCGAGCGCGTGTTCGGGATGGCCGGGGTGCTGGACACCGCCCGTTTCCGCTCCTTCATCGCCCTGGAACTGAACGTCTCGGTCCGCGATATCAGCGCGATGGTGCTGGGCGGCCACGGCGACTCGATGGTGCCCCTGCCCCGCTACACCACGGTCAGCGGAATCGTGCTCACCGAACTGCTGAGCCAGGATACTATCGACCGGCTGATCGACCGGACCAAGAACGGCGGGGCCGAGATCGTTCAGTATCTCAAGACCGGCAGCGCCTACTACGCCCCCGCCGGAGCGGCGGTGGAGATGGTGGATTCGGTGGTTTACGATAAGAAACGCCTGCTGCCATGCGCCTGCTATCTCACCGGCCAGTACGGGCTCGATGACGTTTACGTGGGTGTGCCGGCCAAGCTCGGAGCCAAGGGTGTGGAAGAGATTGTTGAGCTGGAGCTGAGCGCCGGGGAGCAGGAACTGCTGCACAAGTCAGCCGCAGATGTTAAGGAGAATATCGCTAAATTGGCCTTCTAA
- a CDS encoding flagellar motor switch protein FliN — MDDQPRINKLKLDQLGEGKRSEREFELTQLNDVSLQLKAELGRAKIPLREILAWKKDAIIQLEKLAGENVDVYIHGVRFASGEVLVVEDNFAIRLTEMLSYIERVKLGLGRAAE; from the coding sequence ATGGACGATCAGCCCAGGATAAACAAACTTAAGCTCGATCAGTTGGGCGAGGGGAAGCGCTCGGAACGTGAGTTTGAACTCACGCAGCTCAATGACGTCAGCCTGCAGTTGAAGGCAGAGTTGGGGCGGGCCAAGATACCCCTGCGAGAAATTCTCGCCTGGAAAAAGGATGCGATAATCCAGCTCGAGAAGCTGGCCGGCGAGAATGTGGACGTCTACATCCACGGCGTCAGGTTCGCCAGCGGCGAAGTGCTGGTTGTGGAGGACAATTTCGCCATAAGGCTGACCGAAATGCTCAGTTATATCGAAAGAGTCAAACTCGGCCTGGGACGGGCTGCGGAGTAG
- the rpsO gene encoding 30S ribosomal protein S15, translating into MSITRQAKEKVIKKFQKHDSDVGSAEIQIAVITERIRNLTEHFKSHKKDFHSRRGLLQMVGRRKRLLEYLHKNDYNSYKNVIGSLKLRK; encoded by the coding sequence ATGAGCATAACCAGGCAGGCCAAGGAGAAGGTGATCAAGAAATTTCAGAAGCACGACTCGGATGTCGGCAGCGCCGAGATCCAGATCGCCGTTATCACGGAACGGATCCGTAATCTGACGGAGCATTTCAAAAGCCACAAAAAGGATTTCCACTCCAGGCGCGGTCTGCTGCAGATGGTCGGCCGACGCAAAAGGCTGTTGGAATACCTGCATAAGAACGATTACAACAGCTACAAAAACGTAATCGGGAGTCTCAAGCTGCGTAAGTAA
- the pnp gene encoding polyribonucleotide nucleotidyltransferase has protein sequence MIHKVEKEFAGRQLSLETGRMAKQAHGSVFLQFGETSILATVVESKEPKSGANFLPLFVDYRERAYAGGKVPGGFFKREGRPGDREVLCARLIDRPIRPLFPDGYRNDIIVMITVLSSDQENPADMLGLLGASAALSLSKIPVTERVAAVRVGYIDSQYVLNPTFMQQEESSLNLVVAGTRDAIVMVEGGADELPADVVLGGLKFAHTGINQLLDMVEELSTAAVPKRDWQPVDDEDPELRKKVVAKVEGPIAELLNIADKAERESRYHDLVAETLEEFSEEFPEQEGAIGKLVHEIEKAKIRAMILEDGRRIDGRKLDEIRDITCEVQVLPRVHGSALFTRGQTQALAAITLGTAVDSQVIDNIEQPEYRKKFMLHYNFPSFSVGEAGIPRGPGRREIGHGMLAERAIKPVIKIDDDFPYTIRLVSDILESNGSSSMASVCGGSLALMDAGVPLKRPVAGIAMGLIHEEGKGTAILSDILGAEDHLGDMDFKIAGSSEGITAFQLDSKIGGISLEVLERAMNQAVQGYRHILGIMEQTLAESRPDISPYAPRIITIKIDPEKIREVIGPGGKMIRSITEESGAKIDIEDDGTVTIASVDEEACRKAISRIEDITKDPEVGRIYESEVKNVTSFGAFVEFLPGKEGLVHISELEEGHVKDIESVVKVGDRFPVKLVAIDKQGRVRLSKVAAQREMSHKGQQQD, from the coding sequence ATGATCCATAAGGTTGAGAAGGAATTCGCCGGCAGACAACTGAGTCTGGAGACCGGCAGGATGGCGAAGCAGGCGCACGGTTCAGTATTCCTGCAATTCGGGGAAACTTCGATTCTGGCCACCGTGGTCGAAAGCAAGGAACCTAAATCGGGCGCTAATTTCCTGCCCCTGTTTGTCGACTATCGCGAGCGCGCCTATGCCGGCGGCAAGGTCCCCGGTGGTTTTTTCAAGCGCGAGGGCCGTCCCGGCGACCGTGAAGTCCTGTGCGCCAGGCTTATCGACAGGCCGATCCGGCCGCTGTTCCCCGATGGCTATCGCAACGATATCATCGTGATGATTACCGTGCTCAGTTCGGACCAGGAAAACCCGGCCGACATGCTGGGGCTCCTTGGCGCCTCCGCTGCGCTGAGCCTGAGCAAGATTCCGGTCACCGAACGGGTGGCGGCCGTGCGTGTGGGTTATATCGATAGCCAGTACGTGCTGAACCCCACGTTCATGCAGCAGGAAGAAAGCTCGCTGAACCTGGTGGTTGCCGGGACCCGCGATGCGATCGTCATGGTTGAGGGCGGCGCCGACGAGCTGCCGGCCGATGTTGTGCTGGGCGGGCTGAAGTTCGCTCATACCGGGATCAACCAGCTGCTGGACATGGTCGAGGAACTGTCCACCGCGGCCGTGCCCAAGCGGGATTGGCAGCCGGTGGATGACGAGGACCCCGAATTGCGCAAGAAAGTTGTCGCGAAAGTCGAGGGGCCGATCGCCGAGTTGCTCAATATCGCCGACAAAGCCGAACGCGAGAGCCGCTACCACGACCTGGTTGCCGAGACCCTCGAGGAGTTCAGCGAGGAATTCCCGGAGCAGGAAGGCGCGATCGGCAAGCTGGTCCACGAGATCGAGAAAGCCAAGATACGCGCGATGATCCTGGAGGATGGCCGCCGGATCGACGGGCGCAAGCTGGACGAGATCCGGGATATCACCTGCGAGGTGCAGGTGCTGCCCCGTGTCCACGGCTCGGCGCTGTTCACCAGGGGCCAGACGCAGGCCCTGGCGGCAATCACCCTGGGTACCGCGGTCGACAGCCAGGTGATCGACAATATCGAGCAGCCCGAGTACCGCAAGAAGTTCATGCTGCACTATAATTTCCCGTCCTTCAGTGTCGGCGAGGCGGGAATCCCGCGCGGTCCCGGCCGTCGTGAGATCGGCCACGGCATGCTGGCCGAGCGGGCGATCAAGCCCGTAATCAAGATCGACGATGATTTTCCGTACACGATCAGGCTGGTCAGCGACATCCTGGAGTCCAACGGCTCCAGCTCGATGGCCTCGGTCTGCGGCGGATCGCTGGCGCTGATGGATGCCGGCGTGCCGCTCAAACGCCCGGTGGCCGGAATTGCGATGGGCCTGATTCACGAGGAAGGCAAAGGCACCGCGATCCTCAGCGATATCCTCGGCGCCGAGGACCATCTCGGCGACATGGATTTCAAAATTGCCGGCTCCAGCGAGGGAATAACCGCCTTCCAGCTCGACAGCAAAATCGGCGGCATTTCGCTGGAAGTGCTCGAGCGGGCCATGAACCAGGCGGTCCAGGGTTACCGGCACATCCTCGGTATCATGGAGCAGACACTGGCCGAAAGCCGGCCGGATATCAGCCCCTATGCCCCGCGCATCATCACGATCAAGATCGATCCGGAGAAGATCCGCGAGGTGATCGGCCCGGGCGGTAAGATGATCCGCAGTATCACCGAGGAGAGCGGCGCCAAGATCGATATCGAGGACGACGGTACCGTGACAATCGCCTCGGTCGACGAGGAAGCCTGCCGGAAGGCTATCAGCCGGATCGAGGATATCACCAAGGACCCCGAAGTCGGCCGGATTTACGAAAGCGAAGTCAAGAACGTGACCTCGTTCGGCGCGTTTGTCGAATTTCTGCCCGGCAAGGAGGGGCTGGTCCATATTTCCGAGCTGGAAGAGGGCCATGTCAAGGATATCGAGTCCGTGGTCAAGGTGGGCGACCGGTTCCCGGTCAAGCTTGTCGCTATCGACAAGCAGGGCCGCGTGCGGTTGTCCAAGGTAGCAGCCCAGCGCGAGATGAGCCATAAGGGCCAGCAGCAGGACTGA
- the rsmA gene encoding ribosomal RNA small subunit methyltransferase A, whose translation MSRGGIAGRGRTRTQRMGQNFLASREVSSRIVDSLGDLSGAHVLEIGPGRGAITGLLAERSAGLTAVELDSRLAAAMADYYAASEKVTILNRDILQFDLAGWARSCAPLEPIVVGNIPYSITNDLLHGLIAVRDDLGRVVLMVQEEVARKVTATPGGKPYGMISVLCACHASPEYLFSVKRGNFVPPPKVDSAVIQLDFNSPSRSRPADYSRFDYLVRRLFEDRRKQVQKVLRKGSRFSLSAEDIEQLAVSSGVELSRRPEELSVDDFARLADSLAPFDTPA comes from the coding sequence ATGAGCCGAGGCGGGATAGCGGGCCGTGGACGAACCCGTACCCAGCGGATGGGTCAGAATTTTCTGGCCAGCCGGGAGGTGTCCTCGCGGATAGTTGACAGCCTGGGCGATCTTTCGGGGGCGCACGTGCTGGAAATCGGTCCAGGCCGGGGCGCGATTACCGGACTGCTGGCCGAGAGGTCCGCCGGACTGACCGCGGTAGAGCTGGACAGCCGGCTTGCCGCAGCGATGGCTGATTATTACGCCGCCAGTGAGAAAGTAACGATCCTCAACCGTGATATCCTGCAGTTCGATCTGGCCGGCTGGGCTCGCTCCTGCGCACCCCTGGAGCCGATCGTGGTCGGTAATATTCCATACTCGATCACCAACGATCTCCTGCACGGACTGATAGCCGTCCGCGACGATTTAGGCAGGGTGGTGCTGATGGTGCAGGAGGAAGTGGCCCGCAAGGTGACGGCAACGCCGGGCGGCAAGCCGTACGGGATGATCAGCGTGCTCTGCGCCTGCCATGCCAGCCCCGAGTACCTCTTTAGCGTCAAACGGGGAAATTTTGTCCCGCCGCCGAAGGTCGATTCGGCCGTTATCCAGCTTGATTTCAACTCGCCGTCCCGGTCCAGGCCCGCGGATTACAGCCGTTTCGACTATCTTGTCCGCCGCCTGTTCGAGGACCGCCGTAAACAGGTACAGAAAGTGCTTCGTAAAGGAAGCAGGTTCAGCTTGAGCGCGGAGGATATCGAACAGCTGGCCGTTTCAAGCGGGGTAGAGCTGAGCCGGAGGCCGGAGGAACTGTCGGTGGATGATTTCGCGCGCCTGGCGGACAGCCTGGCTCCGTTCGACACTCCAGCTTGA
- a CDS encoding fumarate hydratase, whose translation MKIIDLGQVSEQVSQLCRQANWDLGDDVLDALRHALEKEESPTGRRILEQILDNADIARGKQAPLCQDTGFAVFFVELGRDVAFESEGTLQEAIDRGVADGYQSGFLRKSIVRDPLNRINTGDNTPAVVHITQVPGSELKITFTAKGGGSENMSRQAMLKPADGVQGVKDFVVDAVRRAGANPCPPVIVGVGIGGTFEKSAWLAKKALLRKLGSRHPDKYYAELEEELLELVNRTGVGPQGLGGTTTALDVLVEVYPCHIASLPVALNMQCHSARHMSVTL comes from the coding sequence TTGAAAATTATCGATCTGGGACAGGTTTCCGAGCAGGTCAGCCAGCTCTGCCGGCAGGCCAACTGGGACCTGGGCGATGACGTCCTGGATGCGCTCAGGCACGCGCTGGAGAAAGAGGAGTCTCCCACCGGCCGCAGGATTCTTGAGCAGATCCTGGATAACGCGGATATCGCCCGCGGCAAGCAGGCCCCGCTGTGCCAGGATACCGGTTTCGCCGTGTTCTTTGTGGAACTGGGCCGGGATGTGGCATTCGAGAGCGAGGGCACGCTGCAGGAGGCGATCGACCGGGGAGTTGCCGACGGGTACCAGAGCGGGTTCCTGCGCAAGTCGATTGTCCGCGACCCGCTGAACAGGATCAACACCGGTGACAATACGCCTGCGGTGGTGCATATCACCCAGGTCCCGGGCAGCGAGCTGAAAATCACGTTCACGGCCAAGGGCGGCGGCAGCGAGAACATGAGCCGCCAGGCGATGCTCAAGCCGGCCGACGGCGTGCAGGGAGTAAAGGATTTCGTGGTCGACGCAGTGCGCCGGGCAGGAGCTAACCCCTGCCCGCCCGTGATCGTGGGCGTGGGTATCGGCGGAACGTTCGAGAAAAGCGCCTGGCTGGCCAAAAAGGCCCTGTTGCGTAAACTCGGTTCCCGTCACCCCGACAAATACTACGCGGAGCTGGAAGAGGAACTGCTGGAGCTGGTGAACCGCACCGGTGTCGGCCCGCAGGGCCTGGGGGGCACCACCACGGCGCTGGACGTGCTGGTGGAGGTATATCCCTGCCATATCGCCAGCCTGCCGGTTGCGCTGAACATGCAGTGCCACAGCGCCCGTCACATGAGCGTTACCTTGTAA